From a region of the Triticum aestivum cultivar Chinese Spring chromosome 7D, IWGSC CS RefSeq v2.1, whole genome shotgun sequence genome:
- the LOC123166019 gene encoding uncharacterized protein, whose product MPVSSSSSVEPDHHATQGDTEGAVSFLRRQHDVDAVCDKYGVPKDRYTALPAGDLRASSPPPPGCVCVYAEAMEAGMRVPLHGFFCDVLAHFGIAPTQLAPNGWRILAGFLVLCHSAGVPPSLPVFRYFFLLSIVNHKHRGCYFFRSRDTSGLRFKGMPSYIKDWKNSFFFLSSSEPWPFPVEWGEPSKSSFMEPVLDSEGKKYAAKLLRSYAGGAVDINTCLSDSNLAAAMAPAASAPPPSFTRIASDSKGMDPSVYEMMKNMLAEKVAAQASASAKKAKAEPDSHAPGSPPLCAKKRNLEEANSVEEPPRSLLNTPPLSGMRSPPPGFPISHDGDGTGWEAARELLQGAVAPPQHRAFAANEPSDVVAASYVAILQAANYVSTSLDYALELEEKLAARDAEVAALEKQLAETKG is encoded by the exons ATGCCTGTGTCCTCCTCGTCCTCCGTCGAGCCGGACCACCACGCTACCCAAGGCGACACGGAGGGCGCCGTCTCGTTCCTGCGAAGGCAGCACGACGTCGACGCGGTGTGCGACAAGTACGGCGTCCCCAAGGACCGGTACACCGCGCTCCCCGCCGGCGACCTGCGCGCGAGCTCGCCCCCGCCGCCGGGGTGCGTCTGCGTGTATGCGGAGGCGATGGAGGCCGGGATGCGCGTCCCGCTGCACGGCTTCTTCTGCGATGTGCTCGCCCATTTCGGCATCGCGCCCACCCAGCTCGCGCCCAACGGGTGGCGCATCTTGGCGGGCTTCCTGGTGCTCTGCCACTCCGCCGGCGTGCCGCCGTCGCTGCCCGTGTTCCGGTACTTCTTCCTGCTGTCCATCGTCAACCACAAGCACAGAGGCTGCTACTTCTTCCGATCCAGGGACACCTCCGGCCTGCGCTTCAAGGGGATGCCGAGCTACATCAAGGACTGGAagaactcgttcttcttcctgtCGTCGTCGGAGCCGTGGCCTTTCCCCGTGGAGTGGGGCGAGCCGTCCAAGAGCTCTTTCATGGAGCCGGTACTTGACAGCGAGGGGAAGAAATACGCGGCGAAGCTACTGCGCAGTTACGCCGGCGGCGCCGTTGACATCAACACATGCCTCTCCGACAGCAACcttgcagccgccatggcaccTGCCGCATCTGCACCGCCGCCTTCTTTTACTCGCATTGCTTCCGATTCCAAAG GCATGGATCCCTCCGTCTAcgagatgatgaagaatatgctggCGGAGAAGGTGGCCGCTCAGGCGTCGGCGTCGGCAAAGAAGGCGAAAGCCGAGCCGGACAGCCACGCGCCAGGGTCGCCGCCGTTGTGCGCAAAGAAGAGGAATCTGGAGGAAGCCAACAGTGTGGAGGAGCCGCCTCGTTCTCTGCTGAACACGCCGCCGCTGTCCGGGATGCGCTCGCCACCGCCGGGGTTCCCCATCAGCCACGACGGAGACGGCACGGGCTGGGAGGCTGCACGGGAGCTGCTGCAGGGCGCCGTCGCGCCACCGCAGCACCGCGCGTTTGCGGCGAATGAGCCGTCGGATGTGGTCGCGGCGAGCTATGTTGCGATCCTCCAG GCGGCGAACTACGTGTCGACCTCCTTGGACTACGCGCTGGAGctggaagagaagctggcggcgcgggacgcggAGGTCGCGGCGCTAGAGAAGCAGCTGGCGGAGACGAAGGGCTAG
- the LOC123168310 gene encoding protochlorophyllide-dependent translocon component 52, chloroplastic — MDPLRLLLPRAQAQPLLPLPAGVPAPSVRPRLVPRRRARRHRNGAARMLPASAVASESPWTEQDPPSGEKEERFDWLDQWYPFAPVEDLDPGAPHGKMVLGIRVVAWYDRGAGEWRVFEDACPHRLAPLSEGRIDDKGRLQCVYHGWCFDGRGACKFIPQAPALGPPVHTNSKACVASYPCVVQNKLLWFYPRAGPEHRDVLQRKRPPFIPEIDDPSFVTSFLIRDMPFGYDVLAENLMDPSHVPYAHKGLFRGLPRLVDPGREEYDKEGGVPMAVKVEESSVNGFASSQGPGYSKFVAPCTYYGSPASKKSEKNKPHLMIVFIIVPVAPGRSRVMWAYPRNFGLWLHKITPRWFDHIGVNVILDSDMYLLHLEERNFAKAGIENWQKSVYVPTTSDGTVVAFRNWFRKHCRFQVGWAAPTVDQLPPTPTKDKLMDRYWSHVAQCRSCSAALKAMRALEVALQVASIAVVGLLAVAKGTLLTSVAQRAVVVSVAVLCFAASRWLADFIQKNFYFEDYVHAYK, encoded by the exons ATGGATCCCCTCCGCCTACTCCTCCCCCGCGCCCAGGCCCAGCCATTGCTTCCGCTCCCCGCCGGCGTCCCAGCGCCGAGCGTCAGGCCCCGCCTCGTCCCGCGGCGACGGGCGCGCCGCCACCGCAACGGGGCCGCGCGGATGCTTCCAGCCTCGGCCGTGGCGTCCGAGTCGCCGTGGACGGAGCAGGATCCGCCGTCTGGGGAGAAGGAGGAGCGGTTCGACTGGCTGGACCAGTGGTACCCCTTCGCCCCCGTGGAGGACCTCGACCCCGGCGCGCCGCACGGCAAGATGGTGCTGGGGATCCGCGTGGTGGCCTGGTACGACCGCGGCGCCGGCGAGTGGCGCGTGTTCGAGGACGCGTGCCCGCACCGCCTGGCGCCGCTCTCGGAGGGCCGCatcgacgacaagggccggctgcAGTGCGTGTACCACGGCTGGTGCTTCGACGGCCGTGGCGCCTGCAAGTTCATCCCCCAGGCCCCCGCCCTCGGCCCCCCG GTGCACACCAACAGCAAGGCGTGCGTGGCGTCGTACCCGTGCGTGGTGCAGAACAAGCTCCTGTGGTTCTACCCGCGCGCCGGGCCGGAGCACAGGGACGTGCTGCAGCGGAAGCGGCCGCCGTTCATCCCGGAGATCGACGACCCGTCCTTCGTCACCTCCTTCTTGATAAGGGACATGCCCTTCGG TTACGATGTGTTGGCGGAGAATCTCATGGATCCTTCTCACGTGCCCTACGCGCACAAAGGCTTGTTCCGCGGCCTCCCCAGGCTTGTAGACCCCGGCAG agaGGAGTACGACAAAGAAGGCGGTGTGCCGATGGCGGTGAAGGTGGAGGAGTCGAGCGTGAACGGGTTCGCGTCCTCGCAGGGCCCCGGCTACTCCAAGTTCGTCGCGCCTTGCACGTACTACGGATCGCCGGCGTCCAAGAAATCAGAG AAGAACAAGCCTCACCTCATGATCGTGTTCATCATCGTCCCGGTCGCTCCGGGGAGGAGCAGGGTGATGTGGGCCTACCCGAGGAACTTCGGCCTGTGGCTCCACAAGATCACGCCGCGGTGGTTCGACCACATCGGCGTCAACGTCATCTTGGATTCCGACATGTACCTCCTCCACCTCGAG GAGCGCAATTTCGCCAAGGCGGGCATCGAGAACTGGCAGAAGAGCGTGTACGTGCCCACGACGTCGGACGGCACCGTCGTCGCCTTCAGGAACTGGTTCAGGAAGCACTGCAGGTTCCAGGTCGGCTGGGCGGCCCCGACGGTCGACCAGCTGCCGCCGAcccccaccaaggacaagctcatGGACAGGTACTGGTCGCACGTCGCGCAGTGCAGGAGCTGCAGCGCCGCCCTCAAGGCCATGAGGGCGCTCGAGGTGGCACTGCAGGTGGCGTCCATCGCCGTCGTCGGGCTCCTCGCGGTGGCCAAGGGGACGCTGCTCACCTCGGTCGCCCAGCGGGCCGTCGTCGTGTCCGTCGCCGTCCTGTGCTTCGCGGCGTCCCGCTGGCTCGCCGACTTCATCCAGAAGAACTTTTATTTTGAGGATTATGTCCATGCTTACAAGTGA
- the LOC123168564 gene encoding acyl transferase 15-like, producing MSVMVSKSSPVVVSPAEPRAPAGDVQLSSFDQRIPPFAVTLLLMFDHPIDKPIETIKRALSRALVHYRPVSGRLAGAEHRIACTDEGVPFVGASASCALDLEKVTPALLADLAVAYAGPFCRRADPLLQMQVTEFSCGGFIVGVTWNHVLADGTGMGQFLQAVGELARGMPRPSVVPVRWAAAVRDLPPPTATAERRSLMKPKEKEGRGAFLDITVPSSLIGRVKAQCTCTVFEAVAAVLWRCRTRAAVEHPDAPTPLVFPNNVRELFGAQDGYYGNCTIMKSVQATRAQVADGDIRDVVRLIRRGKETLLEAEGGGGAEAGGDLYNRLAVSSWRRIGLDAADFGGGTPARVMWHEDRMVVPECIVCPPWKGKDGVNVQSLCVRLEHAAAFLAELAAI from the coding sequence ATGAGCGTCATGGTGAGCAAGTCCTCGCCGGTGGTCGTGTCCCCCGCCGAACCCCGGGCGCCTGCCGGCGACGTCCAGCTCTCCTCTTTCGACCAGCGCATCCCCCCTTTCGCGGTCACATTGCTCCTCATGTTCGATCATCCGATCGACAAGCCCATCGAGACCATCAAGCGGGCGCTGTCGCGAGCGCTCGTCCACTACCGCCCTGTGTccggccgcctcgccggagccgagcaCCGCATCGCGTGCACCGACGAGGGCGTGCCGTTCGTGGGGGCGTCCGCCAGCTGCGCCCTGGATCTGGAAAAGGTCACCCCGGCGCTGCTCGCGGATCTCGCCGTCGCCTACGCTGGTCCTTTCTGCCGGCGCGCCGACCCGCTGCTGCAGATGCAGGTCACGGAGTTCTCCTGCGGCGGCTTCATCGTCGGGGTCACGTGGAACCATGTCCTGGCCGACGGCACCGGGATGGGGCAGTTCCTTCAGGCCGTGGGCGAGCTCGCCCGCGGGATGCCGCGGCCGTCCGTCGTCCCGGTCAGGTGGGCCGCCGCGGTCCGGGATCTCCCCCCGCCCACAGCCACGGCGGAGAGGCGCTCCTTGATGAAGCCTAAGGAGAAGGAGGGCCGGGGCGCCTTCCTCGACATCACCGTCCCGTCGAGCCTCATCGGCCGCGTCAAAGCCCAGTGCACCTGCACGGTGTTCGAAGCCGTCGCGGCGGTGCTGTGGCGGTGCCGGACCCGCGCGGCCGTCGAGCACCCCGACGCCCCTACGCCGCTCGTCTTCCCCAACAACGTGCGCGAGCTCTTCGGCGCGCAGGACGGCTACTACGGCAACTGCACCATCATGAAGTCGGTACAAGCGACGCGCGCCCAGGTGGCCGACGGCGACATCAGGGACGTGGTGCGGCTCATCAGGCGCGGCAAGGAGACTCTGCTCGaggccgagggcggcggcggcgcggaggccggGGGAGACTTGTACAACAGGCTGGCCGTGTCGAGCTGGCGGCGCATCGGGTTGGACGCGGCCGACTTCGGCGGCGGGACGCCGGCGCGGGTGATGTGGCACGAGGACCGGATGGTGGTGCCGGAGTGCATCGTGTGCCCGCCGTGGAAGGGCAAGGACGGGGTCAATGTGCAGTCGCTCTGCGTCAGGCTGGAGCACGCCGCCGCCTTCCTGGCCGAGCTCGCCGCAATATGA